The proteins below are encoded in one region of Hordeum vulgare subsp. vulgare chromosome 3H, MorexV3_pseudomolecules_assembly, whole genome shotgun sequence:
- the LOC123444430 gene encoding reticulon-4-interacting protein 1, mitochondrial codes for MWWRAVARARRRIPGPRPVSTAAAAKSGREVVVPRFGGPEVLEVRQGVPAPDLRPGEVLVRARAVSINPLDLRMRAGYGRSIFEPLLPLIIGRDISGEVAATGTSVSSFSIGQEVFGALHPTAIRGTCADYAVLSQDELTSKPSTLTHVEASAIPFAALTAWRALHGTAGISEGQRVLVLGGGGAVGLSAVQLAVAAGCSVSATCGSQSIEQVLAAGAEKAIDYATEDTESTVTGKFDAVLDTIGIAETERTGINLLRRGGHYMTLQGEAASLADRYGLYVGLPAATATLLKKQMQYRCSHGIEYWWTYMRADPDGLHEIRRLSGAGKLQIPVEKTFPISQVKEAHLAKEKRLVPGKVVLEFD; via the exons ATGTGGTGGAGGGCGGTGGCCAGGGCTCGCCGCCGGATCCCGGGGCCGCGGCCGgtgtcgacggcggcggcggcgaagagCGGCCGCGAGGTGGTGGTGCCGCGGTTCGGCGGGCCGGAGGTGCTGGAGGTGaggcagggggtgcccgcgcccgatCTGAGGCCCGGGGAGGTGCTCGTGCGCGCGCGCGCCGTCTCCATCAACCCCCTCGACCTGCGA ATGCGGGCTGGTTATGGCCGTTCCATATTCGAGCCACTCCTACCTCTCATCATTGGTCGGGACATCAGTGGTGAAGTCGCAGCTACAGGGACTTCTGTGTCGTCATTTTCTATTGGGCAAGAAGTGTTTGGTGCCTTGCATCCAACAGCCATTAGAGGGACATGTGCTGATTATGCAGTACTTTCACAGGATGAGCTTACTTCTAAACCATCTACGCTCACTCATGTG GAGGCCAGTGCAATTCCGTTTGCTGCGTTGACTGCGTGGCGTGCTTTACATGGTACTGCTGGAATTTCTGAAGG GCAAAGAGTACTTgtgcttggtggaggaggagcagtTGGGCTTTCTGCTGTTCAGCTTGCAGTAGCTGCAGGGTGTAGTGTTTCAGCTACCTGTGGATCCCAAAGTATTGAGCAAGTTTTGGCAGCTGGAGCTGAAAAGGCTATCGATTACGCCACTGAG GATACTGAATCAACGGTTACAGGAAAGTTTGATGCCGTGTTAGATACAATAGGAATAGCTGAAACTGAAAGAACCGGCATCAATCTTCTGAGAAGAGGCGGGCATTATATGACCCTTCAG GGAGAAGCAGCTTCACTAGCAGACAGATACGGATTATATGTGGGACTTCCTGCTGCTACCGCCACTTTACTAAAGAAACAGATGCAGTATCGTTGTTCTCATGGAATAG AGTACTGGTGGACGTACATGAGAGCCGATCCTGACGGTCTCCATGAGATCCGGAGGCTTTCTGGAGCTGGAAAGCTACAGATACCGGTGGAGAAGACTTTTCCTATCAGCCAAGTAAAAGAAGCTCATTTGGCCAAGGAGAAAAGGCTTGTGCCTGGCAAGGTTGTTCTAGAGTTCGACTAG
- the LOC123444431 gene encoding OPA3-like protein translates to MVLPLMKLGLLAFRTLSKPVANKLKRNAGIHPRFRGFIIDVAQANHRLATNMQRRLIGRATDIHIRPLNEEKAIQAATDLLGELFVFSVACGAIIFEVHRSGKSEARKEEARKKALEEIKEKMEELEREKQMMKLRVAEVERVTGIGGGWPWVLPRAFTSGPAQAEPESAEAQQPTAA, encoded by the exons ATGGTGCTGCCATTGATGAAGCTCGGCCTGCTCGCGTTCCGGACGCTGAGCAAGCCCGTCGCCAATAAACTCAAGCGCAACGCCGGCATCCACCCCAGGTTCCGCGGGTTCATCATCGACGTCGCGCAG GCAAACCATCGTTTAGCAACAAACATGCAGAGGCGACTTATTGGACGTGCAACTGACATTCACATTCGGCCCCTGAATGAAGAGAAAGCTATTCAAGCTGCTACAGATCTTCTTGGTGAACTGTTCGTTTTCTCG GTTGCTTGTGGTGCAATAATCTTTGAGGTTCATAGAAGTGGCAAGTCAGAAGCCAGAAAAGAAGAGGCCCGTAAGAAGGCACTGGAG gAAATAAAGGAAAAGatggaggagctcgagagggaaaAGCAGATGATGAAGCTGAGGGTGGCCGAGGTAGAGCGGGTGACCGGGATAGGGGGAGGGTGGCCGTGGGTTCTTCCAAGGGCCTTCACCTCCGGCCCTGCCCAGGCAGAGCCAGAGTCAGCGGAGGCTCAGCAACCCACGGCTGCTTAG